The following proteins come from a genomic window of Mucinivorans hirudinis:
- a CDS encoding Triosephosphate isomerase, with translation MRRTIVAGNWKMNTTPAQGVELLEGVAAIKGEAKASVELIVGVPFTHICAVGKAAQGTGIAIAAQNCADHAKGAYTGEVSAEMLASMGVEYVILGHSERREYYGETSETLNKKIELVYQNGMSPIYCIGEKQQEREANRQNEVCRAQIQEVVFNLTPEQFEKLIIAYEPVWAIGTGLTATDDQAQEIHHYIRQVLAEKFGEQAASKCPILYGGSCKPSNAKGLFEKADVDGGLIGGASLNAQDFVGIAKAF, from the coding sequence ATGAGAAGAACAATCGTAGCGGGTAACTGGAAGATGAATACCACTCCCGCGCAAGGTGTCGAGCTGCTCGAGGGTGTGGCAGCAATCAAGGGCGAGGCTAAGGCGAGCGTAGAGTTAATCGTCGGTGTTCCCTTCACCCACATTTGCGCTGTGGGCAAGGCGGCACAAGGTACGGGCATTGCCATTGCAGCACAGAACTGTGCAGACCACGCCAAGGGTGCTTACACGGGCGAGGTGTCGGCAGAGATGCTGGCATCAATGGGTGTGGAGTATGTCATTTTGGGGCACTCCGAACGCCGCGAATACTATGGAGAGACAAGCGAGACGCTCAACAAAAAGATAGAGTTGGTCTACCAAAACGGTATGTCGCCCATCTACTGCATTGGCGAAAAGCAGCAGGAGCGCGAGGCAAATCGTCAGAATGAGGTTTGTCGTGCTCAGATTCAGGAGGTTGTCTTTAATCTTACTCCCGAGCAGTTCGAGAAATTGATTATCGCCTACGAACCGGTGTGGGCAATCGGTACGGGTCTGACCGCTACGGACGACCAAGCGCAAGAGATTCACCACTATATCCGTCAGGTTCTCGCTGAAAAATTTGGCGAGCAGGCAGCATCAAAGTGCCCAATCCTCTATGGCGGCAGCTGCAAACCCTCAAACGCGAAAGGGCTATTTGAGAAGGCAGATGTCGATGGCGGACTAATCGGCGGTGCATCGCTCAACGCCCAAGATTTCGTGGGGATAGCCAAGGCGTTCTAA